GTAAAGTCAAACCTTTGTTTTCCAAACGGGGGAAGAAGACTAGTGAATGACCCTGATTTATCATCCAGCTAAAAAATAGTtagtaagaaaaagaaacgaaAAAGAATAACATACGGCATCTTTGGAATCTCTCATTCTTCATGACATACCTGTTTTGGCGAGATAGAGAAGCCTACTACTTAATCAATGGCACAGGTTTTGTGAGCCACAGCGCGTCCAAATAAAACATAAGGATTCATTATTTTGCGGTAGATGATCTGGGTAAAACAATGTAAATAAAGGGTATCAACCAATGCAAAGGATGTAAGTATCTCTAACAGTGTCTTTAACTCAAtgtaaatgaataaaaaacgaAAGGCATAGTTGCTTTTTAAGCTGATTTCTTCCTAACCTTTGATTAATCATATTACGattgttttgattttttaataacgaATAGCGAACAAAATGTTGCTGTTAACTTccaagaaaatgattttttgtaaactattctaaattctttttattgacTAGAATATATTTTACAGATCGTTTATTTAAACTTGTATTTATCTCTGATTTACGAATGCATTAGATACATTAGTCAATTGCAACCATAGTCGCATTAAAATCAatgtaaattataaaaaaaaataacaacaATACATTAAGAACAAGTAAGAGCATGGGACATTCACGCATGAAAACCTGTTTGACCTTTGTATAATATCATGAAGAAGTATAATAATACCAATATTACttgaatatttattatatgaTATCATAGTAAAGAAAGTTAGTTTTGAACGATTTCCTTTCTAAACTATGTTTGGGACTAGATCATTTAAAACCaccaaattattttgataattaagaagaaaaacttctgcttttatttttcgaAGGTTTACTATTTGTTATTAGTATGCTGATGATTCTGGGTTTATACtcattttcataaacaattttgtaaatgattaaaagaagaaaaatttgtaaaattgttttaagaGTATTTATTAAGACTAATACTCTAATTTATATTCCCAGAACGCTATCGATACTTGCCTTTTGCGATACAGCATATTCCACACTGTCAACACTCAACGTAGCAACAGCCTACTCTGCAGCTGAGCATAAAACTACTCACATATCGTAAgtgaatttgttttgataCATTGGAATTAAAAgttatattaaatttttgaagattaaCCTTACTTTATAGAAAATGCGCGTAATTACTCTAAGCGGCATAACACTATTTTTGCTCGCCAGCTTAGCTTCGGCTATTGAGTTAACATTCAAGTTAGAAAACCAAGAGAAGCAGTGTTACTACTTAGATTCTTTTCACACTGGCGAAAAAACACATTTCACGTACGCTGTTCAGTCTGGCGGTTCTTTTGATGTCGATTATATGATCAAGGCACCATCTCAGAAGACCGTTGCACTTGGCAAAAAGAGAAGACAGGCTGATGTATTTTTCACCCTCGAAGAAAAGGGTGAATATGAATTCTGTTTTGATAATCATATGTCTACGTTTACTGATAAAATTGTGACTATGGAAATCACTATGGAAAATGAACTTTCTCTTCCTGCATTAACCCGTGATGAAGCCAAAGACTACAAAAAGGACAGCATGCAAAGTACTGTTTTAGAGATCTCAACCGCATTATCTGAAATTGACCGTGTACAAAATTACTTCAAAACTCGGGAGCATCGTAATTATTCTACTGTAAAGTCTACTCAAGCCCGCATCTTTTGGTTTAGTCTTGCTGAATCTATAATGGTTGTCGCTCTTTCTGCTCTTCAAGTCTTTATTGTAAAGACATTCTTTAAACGATCTGGTCGGAGAGGTGTATAAACTGACTAGTCGGTCACCTTTCTAACAATATTCATATCTGTCATGCCTATGTATGCCTTTAATCAGTCTTAACGAAGCTTATAGCTCTATTGTTTTATTCAGgattatattattatgcCAGGATTTAAATAAGACAATCGACATGCGTCTTTATTAAATCAAGGATTACAATTTCTTGTAGTTGAAGTATTTTCCACTAAgcaatattattatttccTTCATTGCATTTTACAACTGTATTCGTGTTTCATACAAATTTAAGCAACCTATCAAcgaaataaagaaaaaatgtgCTTAATGAGTATttaagtataaaaaattgtatactatgaaaaaaaaagaatgggTAGGGTTAGCGGCCATAAATGAAGGATTAGACTGCTAAAAGGgcataaaaatgaaatgaaagcCGTTAAACTATTTGAAGTTCATAAGAAAGGTTTTAATATAAACCGAGCAGAACAACTGTACAACCAAAGTGAAAAGGGCAAAAAAGGGGAAtagaaatgaataaaaaacgTAAACGGAGAAGACGCAAAAGCTCATGTAATAAAACTTTGAAGgtcgaaaaaataatttgcaGTCGTTTGACGttataataaatgaaaCTCAAGATCCTTTGTACTTGCAACTCACGTTTCAATAATGCGTAAAGTTAATAAAGTGATTCACtcattttcattcataTTTACATCAGAAGCTGACCCAGAATCGCTATTATCTCTCTCTAAATCACTCTCTGTACCACTGCTTTCAAGTTCATCTCTTTTCAAGGGCTTAGCCATAGCAAAATAATGTTTCTTTCGAAGTTCGTTGAAGTCCGGTTTCTTTTTAGGAATGTTCTCTTCAGCTTCAGATAAAGCCTCCTCTTCCATTGCTTCGTCTTCTCCTAGAATTACTCCTTCATTATACATTTTATCAGCATGATCAGAATCTTTACCTAGGTTATTCACAGAAGGATGAGTACGTAAATGGTCGTCAGGATTATTAATTCTGGCATGAACTACTTCAACTTGGGGTTTTGTTTCCCTCGGAAAtagttcttttttacttgGTAAATGATTATCTGTAGAGTACTTTGGTGTTGGAGCCTTCATACGGACGGTGTACCTATCACCCGAAGTAGTCGGTTCAGTACAAGGAACCGGGAAAGGTTCCTTTTTGAcataaaattgtttcttGTCGCTCGAAAAGGAGACATTGTCATCTTTAGAATCTTTTGACACCCGGGTACTGGGAAGAGTGCCGAGTGTGTCACCCAAAGTTCCAGCAGTAAAGTCGTCCTTACTGTCAGTTTCATCCAAATTGATTTCAGGAACTTCATCATCTGGAAGCAAAAAGCGTTGAAAAGGAGTTTTCGGTTCGgtaattttcattttcgcTGACTTCTGCTGTTCagcttttgaaagattttCCTCATCCCAACGAAGACGACGAATTCTTTCTTCCGATGGAGTTCCTGTGCCCGAGCAATCACTCTCATTCATATCAATTGAAGGTGTTGATGAGACCATATTTTGTTGTTGGCCACTTTCCATTGAGTCAGTCTCAAGTGAGGGAGAACTCATACGACTATGTTTAAGAATTGATTTAACCTTCATCGTTATCTATTTCTGTGCGTTTTGGATACGAGAAAATGATATCCTTGATTTGAAGATGTAAAAGTTGGTGGAGGATCAGTTGACGCATGTACCTACTACAATCACATCTCATACGAGAACATTCCTTTACCAACAACAACCTGTATATTAAGTGATAGTATATCATAAAAATGACTGATGATTCTGTCCCTCCTCCATCGTATGAAGAGGTTTTAAGGCAAGAAGGTGTTATTGATTCACCAAACTCCAGCAATGGCCAAACATCTACTTCTGCTGGTCACCCTTCAAGTTCCTCTTCTACCTTGCCGAATTACGCAGCATCGAGTCTAAACTCAAGGCCTGTGTCAAGTTCTGGATCTGGCAATGCCTATTCTCAAGCGCCATACCCACCTGCGCGTCCTACTAGTCAAAGACCAAACTCTTGGCAACCTGGAAACGCTTCAACGATGTACGCGAGTCCTCCTCCATCTTCAAATTATAACACGGCGAAACCTCCTTATCAGACCAGCCAATTTTATGCTCGCCCTCAGTCATCTTACGCACCGCCTCCTTCTGGTCGACCAAGGATTTCATATCCATATCCACCTGGCTATATGTGTTACAAATGCCACAATACTGGCTACAAAGATAGCGGAAGGCCATGTGGTCGTTGCGCTCGTAGATTTGGACGATCGTACGATGTTCAATTCAGTCGACCACCTCCTGGTGCACTAGTTGTTTATCCTGGTGACCCTCGAATTCCTGGAAGGGTTTGCGGGAATTGCAAAGGCAGTGGTCAACTTGACTTTATATTCTTTACCGAAATTTGCCCGGTATGCAATGGTGTTGGAAAAATTCCCTACTAAATCAACTGCTGAGCAAAACTGATACTCCATTAAGTTCTTGTTCATATATGACATACTCTtgtaattattatttatttgaaatgaGCGACAAGACTCATTTCtcaatttaaatatttgaataattttaaaacattttttgaatgttgcgattttattcattctATAATTTACCAGTTTTACGACAATCCCTTTTAAGCATTCTTTCCCACCAACCCATATCATAGAGCCCCTTTTATATGCTTATTGCTCATATCGAAAATGTCTTCGTTTTTTGGGTTTGTTTATGAATTcgtgaatttttaatttggtCATAGTTTTGACCATTAAGTttgttttccaaaaatgcTCTTTCCTTATCTACTTCGTTTATGCTTTGGAAAATTTCTTCTAAATAATATCTACGGGACTTCCTAATTCttaaaattgcaaaatcCGTCCGTGTTCtaagtatttatttattttactattGTCTAAGTATATCGGAATGATTCTCAGAGCTTTGCACTTCTTTTTCCCtaaattttctattaacttttatctttttgttattgtattaacttACAAAAGTAATACCGGTTCATCATGCAAAATTCCATGTTTTAACAGTTGTCATAACCTCTATCTTTTCTGTATAAGAAAGGGTAACTGTAAACCACAGTGCTATTGTTGCCTAATTGTTTCTACGTTTTCTTGAGTATTAAATACTTATTaagaagaagcaaaaaaaaaaaacttgatGAAATTATTCTCCTTTAGAAACCCTTGctcattttttatctaGTTCGTCCTGTTTATCTGCTATGCCACAAGTACAAATTTCGGGAAGCAATATGGAGTGcctattttcattattgttTTCCATTGATGTCATTAGAATATTATCGTTATTTGTACATCAGATTAATTGCTATCTTCTGTTCTCGCaataagttaaaaaagctATCACTATTGTCTTGACGAAGTATTGCACCATAATAAATGACTATTAATGAATCAAGCAAACACACTACATATGGCAACTTTtaagcttaaaaaattcgttAAAGACCCATTTGGATAGGTAGCATTTTCGTACAATTGTATGTTCtccaattttattttttcatttgcaaAAGCAAACCACTGTCAGTTTCTCTTTAGGGCTGGCACAAGGAAAGCATATGCTAACATATACATCGAGCAGATAGTGAGTTAGACTACTTCTTCATGTTTAGTGTTGCAAATGACTTAGTAATTCCTGATTTGAAAATCTGTAAACTAGAAACAATCTTAAATTGGATTGGAGGATATTTCAAACTGTCttatcaaaattaaaatgaaagtCCTTCttgtttatatatatacctTTTGTATAAAAAGGTCAGTTTCAttcatatttttaacattaaTGTTATTATAAATAGGTTTAAATAATCATCAAGTTAACAGTTGGTCGCATGATGTAGTCGGTTATCATGTCGATCTAATAAGTCGAATGTCGCCAGTTCGAACCTGGCTGTGAccatgttttttaattacgTTTTCTCTCTTGACAAAGGAGTTGGCAAAACGAAATTATAAGTacaatatttattgaaacaGTTGATatacatatttttatagaaaattaaaactatagaaataaattaagtAACCGCTTGATCTATGGCTCTTAGTTGTCGTATGTTGCATTTGAACTCGAAAGAGTTCAAatatatttacttttctttcaacttTTCTGTAGACAAGAACATAAGTTGTTTAggaatttcaaatttcgaTCCATCTTTACGATTTACCAATTCAGTCCGCAAAGCTCGCGTGAGTCTTCTCTTACACCATTTTATCAGAAGGAAAGTCTTCAGTAAGTATTTTTTAGCAGTTAACGAAAACACATATACTGTTTCGCCTTGATATTACCCATTTATTGAATGTATGTATCATTTCTTCAGAAAACAATCTCGCTTAGATATAGCTTATTTGAATTAAgctattgattttttacacTGTAACCATACGCGCTTTGCATAATTATCTAGACAATGCAAAGAATGCTGAACGCGTCcagaaagtaaaaaaaatgaattcgaatgataaaaaaaaagttgttagATCATGGATTGAGCAATTTGTTCATGATTTTGTTGAGCAATTAAGTAAGCCTACCAAAGATTCAGTAAATGTTGCTTTGAAAAGACGAAAGCACAATTCTTGGAATGGCAGCTTAGATTCAAAGGCCAATGAAAGACAAAAAGTTAAGGTTTTTTCATTCCCCAGGAATGAAACAACAATTGCTCAACTATTCAGGGTTTTAGATTGTGTTCATGAAGCTGTTATTTCGGATACAGTAATCACTAAGCGGTAATTGCTTTGTACTATACGCCGAAAATTCAGATTTAAGTTCTAATTACATTTGCAGAGATATTTATTACAGAGATGTAGATTTATTCAAGCGACAAACCGTAGTCGATGAGCTGCTTGGAGATATTTCAAACACCATTGGTTGCTCCAGGTCCGACCTTAACGTTGTAAGTCATTTCTTTGGAAATAGATTCATTAACGATTAATTTGATCTTAGGAAGCATCTGCTAAAGGATTGGTATTTGGGTCCATTCATATTGCTCTTGAAAACGGGACAGTAATTACTGCTACTAAAGTAGGTTCAAGTTTTAATAACcgtaaaaattgttttttctaacTAAGAATTTTACTAAATACAGCCATTATTAATCTCTCACCATCGAATTTCATCAATCACTTCCACAGCAAAATGGGTCTTGGTCATCGAAAAGGAAGCGGTATTCCAAACGCTAACCGAAGAGGCTTTAGCGGATACAATAATTGTTACAGTAAGTGAGAATGCTTCCTTTTCAATGATATTGATGTTAGAGTGCTAGCTAACTAATTGCTTGTAACAGGCTAAAGGATTTCCAGATTTGATGAcgagaaaatttttagttaaaTTAGCCAAAGCCCTCCCGGatgctaaattttttggtatttttgATTGGGACCCCCATGGCTTATGCATTTATTCCTGTTTCAAGTACGGTTCTAATGCCTACAGTCATGAACCGCACAGTCAATTACGAAATTTACAGCTTTTAGGCCCTCTGTATGAGgacatttttaataaaaaccaagaattctctttaaaattgaataaaaggGATATTAAAATGATTACAACATTATTACAATTTGAAGGCTTCCAAAAGGAGCCCGTTGTTCGTGAACAGCTACAGCGAATGCTGTTTATCCAGAAAAAAGCGGAAATACAAGCAATTCTAGAATTTCCTTCATGGATCAAAGGAAAATTAGCTGATGCCGACAAAAGTGGAAAGCACTCAGTACGTTAAGTTCTTGGATAGTTCAACCTACTTTCACTACACTCCCATAATAAAGCCTCCAACATGGATGACTTGCTagatttcaatttttacgATAAATCTACACCATCtaatcaaaataattacagtaataataatagtAGAACGCCATCCTACTCCCTTCCCGCCCCAGTAGCCcagaaaaagaatgcaCAAATTCCATTGAAAGCATCAAAGCCCGAAGACCCttttgctaatttatttcaaaagaaaacggataataaaatttccttaaaaGAACTAGAAAGGCAGAAAGTTGGAACTCCGGACTCCAATTCCACCCCCAAATCTTCAAATTACGATCCCTTTGAAAACCTTGAAATTTTGCATCAATTATCAAATACTCCTAGAGATAAAGATGCAGTTATTCATGATaagattgaagaaaataaaaggcCGATTTCACAACCACAAGTATCGGCTTCCGAGAAAGTAACTTTAAAGGATTTGTCTTTAGAGCCGCATCAGCCTGTCAGTTTACCCGCCTTTGAGAATATTGGTTCGGAAACCTCTATCCCCTTTGAAAACCATAATGAAATTACTAATATGAATACTGCAAAGGATAAGTTAAGTTCCAACGAGATGTATGAAAAGCTACGCGATTTGGGCTTTTCTGACGATCAAAGCAGATTGGCTTTAGAAAATTCCGGGAGCCTGGAGGATGCCATAGAGTACATTcttgaaaaagataatgCAAAAGGACAGTATCGTGAAGGAGAAGCTTATGAAGCATTTTCAGATTCAAGTGCAAAAACTCAATTTTCAGACTTTCAAGCGTTATCcaatcaattaaaaagtcAGTTATTTGAAAAGGCTAATGATCTTTGGAACATTGGAAGAAAGAAACTTAGAGATGCAGTTGAGGAGAGGCGAGCGGTGAAAGATCCTAGCAAACCTCGTTGGATGGATGCTTCCCATGATTTTGGCCGCGAAGCAACTCCTGAAATCCTTCCTAAAACCCCAATTCCCAAACGGAAGCCGCACAAAGTTCCTATGAATGAAAAGGTTTCTGAAGACAGAATCACCACTAATCAAAGCCGGTCAGGAAATGATGAATCATCTTTAGTCGATTTCTTAACTTCTAAGTCAGACAATAGCTCTTTTAACTTTCCATCCGATACGTACGAAGGGACAGAGAATATACTTGAAACGGCTTATGAATCAACAACGGCTCGTCAAGTTAACAATAATAAACCTGGGAAGTCCACTGTTAAGAAGCGCGAAGAAGAGACTTTGAATAACATGGTAAGCGCTCTAGTAGAAGAACAACAATCGACAGGAAATGAACTTTTTCGCAAAGGTGATTTTAGCCAAGCCATTGAAGAGTTTACAAACTCGCTTTCTCAATTACCTGCCAAGCATACAAAGCGTGTCCCTCTTCTCAGCAACCGTAGCTTGTGTTATCAGAAAGTTGGAGATCTCAAGACTTGCTTACAAGACGTAGATGAGCTAGTGGATATTATTggagaagaaaaaggacATGGAGAAAGCATTAGAGACAAGAGTATGAATGATTACtatgtaaaaaatatggTTCGAAAGGCACAAGTTTTAGAGCAGCTCGAAAAGTACCAAGAATCTTTGAATATTTGGAAAGATCTTATTGCAGACGGGCAAATAAGCAAGCTATATATTGATGGTAAACACAGGTGCGAAGCAGCCATTTCTTCTCACTCCTCCGAATCTCATTCTAAGCGCACAACACAACAGCCAAAAAGTACCCCTAATCACACCAATATAAAGGTAAAATCAGAGAGGTTACAACACGTTCGAATGGCTCAGCAAAAAGCAGAGCAATTAGACGAAGAAAGAAGTCGTTTACGTGAGCCAGTGCAACAAATTGTGAATAAGTGGAAAGAGGGGAAAGAGAGCAACTTACGAGCACTGCTTGCTTCCTTAGATACTATTTTGTGGCCTGAATGCCGCTGGCAAAAGGTTTCGCTTTCTGAATTGGTCTTACCAAAGAAGGTGAAGATTGCCTACATGAAAGCGGTGTCCCGAGTGCATCCTGATAAACTACCCCAGCAGACTTCAGTGGAACATCAATTAATAGCTGAATCTGCATTTAGCATTCTTAATCATGCCTGGGAACTTTTTAAACAGCAAAACGATCTTTAATTACAAATAGTGAGACTTTGGTTCTGCGCTACACTCTCTTGCATGAACCAAGATGTGTGACAGTATTTTTGTCGGTTAGCGTAAAACATTTGCAGCGGTTTACTTATCCATTGCAAtcttaatttcatttattaaaaatttatttctcatGGAGCCTGGAAAA
This portion of the Schizosaccharomyces pombe strain 972h- genome assembly, chromosome: I genome encodes:
- the erp2 gene encoding COPII-coated vesicle-associated protein Erp2/3/4, whose product is MRVITLSGITLFLLASLASAIELTFKLENQEKQCYYLDSFHTGEKTHFTYAVQSGGSFDVDYMIKAPSQKTVALGKKRRQADVFFTLEEKGEYEFCFDNHMSTFTDKIVTMEITMENELSLPALTRDEAKDYKKDSMQSTVLEISTALSEIDRVQNYFKTREHRNYSTVKSTQARIFWFSLAESIMVVALSALQVFIVKTFFKRSGRRGV
- the glc8 gene encoding protein phosphatase regulatory subunit Glc8, whose translation is MKVKSILKHSRMSSPSLETDSMESGQQQNMVSSTPSIDMNESDCSGTGTPSEERIRRLRWDEENLSKAEQQKSAKMKITEPKTPFQRFLLPDDEVPEINLDETDSKDDFTAGTLGDTLGTLPSTRVSKDSKDDNVSFSSDKKQFYVKKEPFPVPCTEPTTSGDRYTVRMKAPTPKYSTDNHLPSKKELFPRETKPQVEVVHARINNPDDHLRTHPSVNNLGKDSDHADKMYNEGVILGEDEAMEEEALSEAEENIPKKKPDFNELRKKHYFAMAKPLKRDELESSGTESDLERDNSDSGSASDVNMNENE
- the rec12 gene encoding DNA topoisomerase type II (DSB-forming) Rec12/Spo11 yields the protein MNSNDKKKVVRSWIEQFVHDFVEQLSKPTKDSVNVALKRRKHNSWNGSLDSKANERQKVKVFSFPRNETTIAQLFRVLDCVHEAVISDTVITKRDIYYRDVDLFKRQTVVDELLGDISNTIGCSRSDLNVEASAKGLVFGSIHIALENGTVITATKPLLISHHRISSITSTAKWVLVIEKEAVFQTLTEEALADTIIVTAKGFPDLMTRKFLVKLAKALPDAKFFGIFDWDPHGLCIYSCFKYGSNAYSHEPHSQLRNLQLLGPLYEDIFNKNQEFSLKLNKRDIKMITTLLQFEGFQKEPVVREQLQRMLFIQKKAEIQAILEFPSWIKGKLADADKSGKHSVR
- the hua1 gene encoding protein hua1, with the protein product MTDDSVPPPSYEEVLRQEGVIDSPNSSNGQTSTSAGHPSSSSSTLPNYAASSLNSRPVSSSGSGNAYSQAPYPPARPTSQRPNSWQPGNASTMYASPPPSSNYNTAKPPYQTSQFYARPQSSYAPPPSGRPRISYPYPPGYMCYKCHNTGYKDSGRPCGRCARRFGRSYDVQFSRPPPGALVVYPGDPRIPGRVCGNCKGSGQLDFIFFTEICPVCNGVGKIPY
- the ucp7 gene encoding UBA/TPR/DNAJ domain protein Ucp7; amino-acid sequence: MDDLLDFNFYDKSTPSNQNNYSNNNSRTPSYSLPAPVAQKKNAQIPLKASKPEDPFANLFQKKTDNKISLKELERQKVGTPDSNSTPKSSNYDPFENLEILHQLSNTPRDKDAVIHDKIEENKRPISQPQVSASEKVTLKDLSLEPHQPVSLPAFENIGSETSIPFENHNEITNMNTAKDKLSSNEMYEKLRDLGFSDDQSRLALENSGSLEDAIEYILEKDNAKGQYREGEAYEAFSDSSAKTQFSDFQALSNQLKSQLFEKANDLWNIGRKKLRDAVEERRAVKDPSKPRWMDASHDFGREATPEILPKTPIPKRKPHKVPMNEKVSEDRITTNQSRSGNDESSLVDFLTSKSDNSSFNFPSDTYEGTENILETAYESTTARQVNNNKPGKSTVKKREEETLNNMVSALVEEQQSTGNELFRKGDFSQAIEEFTNSLSQLPAKHTKRVPLLSNRSLCYQKVGDLKTCLQDVDELVDIIGEEKGHGESIRDKSMNDYYVKNMVRKAQVLEQLEKYQESLNIWKDLIADGQISKLYIDGKHRCEAAISSHSSESHSKRTTQQPKSTPNHTNIKVKSERLQHVRMAQQKAEQLDEERSRLREPVQQIVNKWKEGKESNLRALLASLDTILWPECRWQKVSLSELVLPKKVKIAYMKAVSRVHPDKLPQQTSVEHQLIAESAFSILNHAWELFKQQNDL